In Ciconia boyciana chromosome 16, ASM3463844v1, whole genome shotgun sequence, one genomic interval encodes:
- the MILR1 gene encoding allergin-1, with protein sequence MFFLTILLFSYFQMSQQIQKTTANGKEMLSNPRLVLVQGSLNVVMNQNVTLSCHSDSGSPPVTYTLFKRNWKVFTLKRPDVTPGLFNLTINSASDVGEYKCKAENNISGGGKYSNSLNFTLIEPVSKPVLSSPTSQAKKGQNVTLSCLSENGSLPITYIFFKGRQSISPAVKMQKREAAVIFLFINSSSDFGTYKCRAENSFRNNTKYSNSFNFTLAEERSHSQPLIISLGLMLLLFVIGFALAIQFFIIPSYKARKFKSTRSSTGLTSTMNAEEPENYVIYTEIEPVKPEEYVNFSVIRREDEKGNLEDLDGRDLTENRCTTKF encoded by the exons ATGTTTTTTCTCACaattctgctgttttcctaCT tTCAAATGTCTCAGCAGATTCAGAAAACTACTGCCAATGGCAAAG aGATGCTGTCCAATCCCAGGCTCGTACTTGTTCAGGGGTCTTTGAATGTAGTGATGAACCAGAACGTGACCCTCTCCTGCCACTCCGACTCTGGCTCTCCACCTGTCACATACACATTGTTTAAACGCAATTGGAAGGTATTCACTTTAAAAAGGCCAGACGTGACTCCCGGTTTATTTAACTTGACTATCAACTCTGCCAGTGACGTGGGTGAATACAAATGCAAAGCTGAGAATAACATCTCCGGTGGCGGAAAATACAGCAACAGTCTCAACTTCACCCTTATAG agcCAGTTTCCAAACCAGTGCTGAGCTCACCCACCTCTCAAGCAAAGAAAGGCCAGAACGTGACCCTGTCTTGTCTCTCAGAGAATGGCTCTCTGCCTATCACATACATATTCTTCAAAGGAAGACAAAGCATCTCTCCTGCAGTGAAGATGCAGAAGAGGGAAGCAGCtgtgatttttctatttatcaATTCCTCTAGTGACTTTGGAACCTATAaatgcagagctgaaaatagCTTTCGcaataatacaaaatacagcaacagTTTTAACTTTACTTTAGCAG AAGAGAGAAGCCATTCTCAACCCTTGATCATTTCTCTTGGGCTGATGTTGCTACTATTCGTAATAGGATTTGCTCTGGCAATTCAATTTTTCATAATTCCTTCATATAAAGCAA GAAAATTTAAGTCTACTAGGTCCTCAACTGGCCTTACTTCAACAATGAATGCAGAAGAGCCTGAAAACTACGTCATATACACAGAGATCG AGCCTGTTAAACCAGAAGAATATGTCAACTTTTCTGTTATtagaagagaagatgaaaaag GTAACCTGGAAGACCTAGATGGTCGAGATTtgacagaaaacagatgcaCTACCAAGTTTTAG